Proteins from one Microbacterium proteolyticum genomic window:
- a CDS encoding ABC transporter permease subunit produces MTAPLLENDTPVGSTPPDPAAERRRRRAERYAEAAAAGWKVWLVKIVALSIIDAAAVYAVMVLAGTGQWVVAGAVALIAVGVNVVYLTPGLLPAKYLTPGLIFLLIFQIFVVAYTVYIAFTNYGSGHNSTKDDAVNALLLQSQTRVADSATYPITVVERDGVFSLLVTDPVTGDAAVGTTASELEPVDAEFSGGRAVAAGGYTSLDFAGIVANQGAIGAIAVPISEDPNAGFLRTTDGSNAYLFTSSLTWDAAADTMTDTTDGTVYRDIGTGAFTADDGSELLPGWVVTVGADNFVRAFTEDSIRGPFLAVAIWTFAFAFLSVATTFVLGLFLAIVLNDPRMKSRKYYRVVMILPYAFPAFLSALVWAGMFNQDFGFINQTILGGATIPWLQDPVLAKIAILIVNLWLGYPYMFLVCTGALQSIPDDITEAGRVDGASVWQIFRHIKFPLLLVSVAPLLISSFAFNFNNFNLIYMLTGGGPRFADASINAGATDILISMVYKVAFVGQLRDFGLASAFSIVIFLLVGVISYIGFRQTKALEELN; encoded by the coding sequence ATGACGGCTCCCCTCCTCGAGAACGACACCCCTGTCGGCTCGACCCCTCCCGACCCCGCGGCCGAGCGACGCCGCCGCCGCGCCGAGCGCTACGCCGAAGCCGCCGCGGCCGGATGGAAGGTCTGGCTCGTCAAGATCGTCGCGCTGTCGATCATCGACGCGGCCGCCGTGTACGCCGTCATGGTGCTCGCGGGCACGGGACAGTGGGTGGTCGCCGGTGCCGTCGCGCTCATCGCCGTCGGCGTGAACGTCGTCTACCTCACGCCCGGGCTGCTCCCGGCGAAATACCTCACGCCGGGCCTGATCTTCCTGCTGATCTTCCAGATCTTCGTCGTCGCGTACACCGTGTACATCGCGTTCACCAACTACGGCTCGGGCCACAACTCGACCAAGGACGACGCCGTCAACGCGCTGCTCCTGCAGTCGCAGACCCGCGTGGCCGACTCGGCGACCTACCCGATCACCGTCGTCGAGCGCGACGGGGTGTTCTCGCTGCTGGTGACCGACCCGGTCACGGGCGACGCCGCCGTGGGGACGACCGCGTCCGAGCTCGAACCCGTGGATGCCGAGTTCTCGGGCGGTCGCGCCGTCGCCGCCGGCGGTTACACGAGCCTCGACTTCGCCGGCATCGTCGCCAACCAGGGCGCCATCGGTGCGATCGCGGTGCCGATCTCCGAGGATCCCAACGCCGGGTTCCTCCGCACCACGGACGGCTCGAACGCGTACCTGTTCACCTCCAGCCTGACCTGGGATGCCGCGGCCGACACGATGACCGACACCACCGACGGCACGGTCTACCGCGACATCGGGACGGGGGCGTTCACCGCCGACGACGGCTCCGAGCTGCTGCCCGGCTGGGTCGTGACGGTGGGGGCGGACAACTTCGTGCGCGCCTTCACCGAGGACTCCATCCGCGGTCCCTTCCTCGCCGTCGCGATCTGGACCTTCGCGTTCGCGTTCCTGTCGGTGGCGACCACCTTCGTCCTGGGCCTCTTCCTCGCGATCGTGCTGAACGACCCGCGTATGAAGAGTCGGAAGTACTACCGGGTCGTGATGATCCTGCCGTACGCTTTCCCGGCATTCCTCTCGGCGCTGGTCTGGGCGGGGATGTTCAACCAGGACTTCGGGTTCATCAACCAGACGATCCTCGGCGGGGCCACCATCCCGTGGTTGCAGGACCCGGTTCTGGCGAAGATCGCGATCCTTATCGTCAACCTCTGGCTCGGCTACCCGTACATGTTCCTGGTGTGTACGGGCGCGCTGCAGTCGATCCCGGACGACATCACCGAGGCCGGGCGTGTGGACGGGGCGAGCGTGTGGCAGATCTTCCGCCACATCAAGTTCCCCCTGCTGCTGGTCTCGGTGGCACCGCTGCTGATCTCGTCGTTCGCGTTCAACTTCAACAACTTCAACCTCATCTACATGCTCACGGGCGGGGGACCGCGGTTCGCCGACGCCTCTATCAACGCCGGTGCCACCGACATCCTGATCTCGATGGTCTACAAGGTCGCGTTCGTCGGCCAGCTGCGCGACTTCGGCCTGGCCAGCGCCTTCTCGATCGTGATCTTCCTGCTCGTCGGCGTGATCTCCTACATCGGATTCCGCCAGACCAAGGCCCTCGAGGAGCTGAACTGA
- a CDS encoding sugar ABC transporter substrate-binding protein, giving the protein MKVKSTSALGFGVLIAAGSLLLAGCSGSGAAPQASGDAAAAGTLTVWVDANRADALKDVAATFADEKGIKVDLVEKDFSKIQADFAAQVPTGKGPDITVGAHDWLGGFVQDGLVAPIELGDKASEFQDVAIQAFTNDGKVYGLPYATENIALMRNVDLVPEAPTSFDDMIAKGTAAGVHYPFVVGLDPANADPYHLYPFETSFGNSVFARNADGSYDGSQLSIGDEAGQAFAAWLGAQGAAGTINLNLTQDLSKEAFNSGQTPFILTGPWNVADAEAKGINIAVDPIPSAGGQPAQPFVGVQGFYLNAKSQNALAANEFLVNYLGTEPVQTALYEAGDRPPALKAAYEKAASDPIIAGFGEVGAQGAPMPSIPEMGSVWEFWGVAEVALLKGEDPTATWTKMSDDIQAKIAG; this is encoded by the coding sequence ATGAAGGTGAAATCCACGAGCGCACTCGGCTTCGGCGTCCTCATCGCCGCCGGTTCGCTGCTGCTGGCCGGTTGCTCCGGCAGCGGCGCAGCTCCGCAGGCCAGCGGCGACGCCGCCGCGGCCGGCACCCTGACCGTCTGGGTCGACGCGAACCGCGCGGACGCCCTGAAGGACGTCGCCGCGACCTTCGCGGACGAGAAGGGCATCAAGGTCGACCTCGTCGAGAAGGACTTCTCGAAGATCCAGGCCGACTTCGCCGCGCAGGTCCCCACCGGCAAGGGCCCCGACATCACCGTCGGCGCGCACGACTGGCTCGGCGGCTTCGTGCAGGACGGCCTCGTCGCCCCCATCGAGCTCGGCGACAAGGCATCCGAGTTCCAGGACGTCGCCATCCAGGCGTTCACCAACGACGGCAAGGTCTACGGCCTGCCGTACGCGACCGAGAACATCGCGCTGATGCGCAACGTCGACCTCGTCCCCGAGGCGCCGACCTCGTTCGACGACATGATCGCCAAGGGCACCGCCGCCGGCGTGCATTACCCCTTCGTCGTGGGACTGGACCCGGCCAACGCCGACCCGTACCACCTGTACCCGTTCGAGACGTCGTTCGGCAACTCCGTGTTCGCACGCAACGCCGACGGCAGCTACGACGGCTCGCAGCTGTCGATCGGCGACGAGGCCGGCCAGGCCTTCGCCGCGTGGCTCGGCGCGCAGGGCGCAGCCGGCACCATCAACCTGAACCTCACCCAGGACCTCTCGAAGGAGGCCTTCAACTCGGGCCAGACGCCGTTCATCCTCACCGGCCCCTGGAACGTCGCGGATGCCGAGGCCAAGGGCATCAACATCGCCGTCGACCCGATCCCGTCGGCCGGCGGTCAGCCCGCGCAGCCCTTCGTGGGCGTGCAGGGCTTCTACCTGAACGCGAAGTCGCAGAACGCGCTCGCCGCGAACGAGTTCCTGGTGAACTACCTCGGCACCGAGCCCGTGCAGACGGCGCTCTACGAGGCGGGCGACCGTCCGCCGGCACTGAAGGCGGCGTACGAGAAGGCCGCATCCGACCCGATCATCGCCGGTTTCGGTGAGGTCGGCGCCCAGGGTGCGCCGATGCCGAGCATCCCCGAGATGGGTTCGGTCTGGGAGTTCTGGGGTGTCGCCGAGGTCGCGCTCCTCAAGGGCGAGGACCCCACGGCCACGTGGACCAAGATGTCCGACGACATCCAGGCCAAGATCGCCGGTTGA
- a CDS encoding YajQ family cyclic di-GMP-binding protein has protein sequence MADSSFDIVSKIDRQEADNALNQARKEVEQRYDFKGTDASIEWSGEAILIKANSEERAKAVLDVFQTKLIKRGISLKSLETGDPVAGGKEYRITSTLKEGISQENAKKIGKIIRDEGPKSVKSQIQGDELRVQSKSRDDLQEVQRLLKAADLDVDLQFTNYR, from the coding sequence ATGGCCGACAGCTCATTCGACATCGTCTCCAAGATCGACCGCCAGGAAGCCGACAACGCCCTGAACCAGGCGCGCAAAGAGGTCGAGCAGCGCTACGACTTCAAGGGCACCGACGCCTCCATCGAGTGGAGCGGCGAAGCGATCCTCATCAAGGCGAACTCCGAGGAGCGCGCGAAAGCCGTGCTCGACGTCTTCCAGACCAAGCTCATCAAGCGCGGCATCTCGTTGAAGAGCCTCGAGACGGGCGACCCGGTCGCCGGCGGCAAGGAGTACCGCATCACCTCGACGCTGAAGGAAGGCATCTCGCAGGAGAACGCGAAGAAGATCGGCAAGATCATCCGCGACGAGGGCCCCAAGAGCGTGAAGTCGCAGATCCAGGGCGACGAGCTGCGGGTGCAGTCCAAGTCGCGCGACGACCTGCAGGAGGTCCAGCGCCTCCTCAAGGCCGCCGACCTCGACGTCGACCTGCAGTTCACGAACTACCGGTAA
- a CDS encoding dihydrofolate reductase family protein has protein sequence MAVRVDLNVSLDGVAAPADMSPENPMGADWGLLVADYMATRTFRERVLGDTSGAGTTGVDDRYAAAYFEGVGAEVMGAGMFGIHSFPDDPEWRGWWGDEPPFRVPVLVLTHRERAPIEFANGTRFDFVDTDIADAVRRATELAGDADVRIGGGVSTVRSALAAGLVDRLHVAIRPVILGRGTRLWDDLEHLHADYRVTSEVAESGVVHVTFER, from the coding sequence ATGGCCGTCCGCGTCGATCTGAATGTCTCGCTCGACGGGGTCGCCGCGCCCGCCGACATGTCGCCCGAGAACCCGATGGGGGCCGACTGGGGTCTGCTCGTCGCGGACTACATGGCGACGCGGACGTTCCGCGAGCGGGTGCTCGGCGACACCTCCGGCGCGGGCACGACCGGGGTCGACGACCGCTACGCGGCCGCCTACTTCGAGGGCGTCGGCGCCGAGGTGATGGGCGCGGGGATGTTCGGCATCCACTCGTTCCCCGACGATCCGGAGTGGCGCGGATGGTGGGGCGACGAGCCGCCGTTCCGGGTGCCCGTCCTGGTACTGACGCACCGTGAACGCGCGCCGATCGAGTTCGCGAACGGCACGCGATTCGACTTCGTCGACACCGACATCGCGGATGCCGTGCGCCGGGCGACCGAGCTGGCGGGCGACGCCGACGTGCGCATCGGTGGCGGGGTGTCCACGGTGCGCTCGGCCCTCGCCGCGGGGCTCGTCGATCGCCTGCATGTCGCGATCCGCCCGGTGATCCTCGGGCGGGGCACGCGGCTGTGGGACGACCTGGAGCACCTCCACGCCGACTACCGTGTCACGTCGGAGGTCGCCGAGAGCGGTGTCGTGCACGTGACGTTCGAGCGGTGA
- the arr gene encoding NAD(+)--rifampin ADP-ribosyltransferase: MDAGPFFHGTKADLKVGDLLIPGFRSNYRPEVVMNHIYFTAVLDGAGLAAEIIPGDGPPRVYEVEPTGEWENDPNVTDKKFPGNPTRSYRSAAPLRIVAERDDWTRLTPEALAEWRTRLARMRDENAEIIN; encoded by the coding sequence ATGGACGCCGGCCCCTTCTTCCACGGGACGAAGGCCGACCTGAAGGTCGGAGATCTGCTGATCCCGGGATTCCGGTCGAACTACCGCCCCGAGGTCGTGATGAACCACATCTACTTCACGGCGGTCCTGGACGGAGCGGGGCTCGCCGCCGAGATCATCCCCGGCGACGGTCCGCCGCGGGTCTACGAGGTCGAGCCGACGGGGGAGTGGGAGAACGACCCCAACGTGACCGACAAGAAGTTCCCCGGCAATCCGACCCGGTCCTACCGGAGCGCGGCGCCCCTGCGCATCGTCGCCGAGCGTGACGACTGGACGCGGCTGACGCCCGAGGCGCTCGCGGAGTGGCGGACCCGCCTCGCGCGGATGCGCGACGAGAACGCCGAGATCATCAACTGA
- a CDS encoding FadR/GntR family transcriptional regulator codes for MSDHTALAPLERRGGSVHEEIVARLRALILAGVLQPGDRLATERELAEQLVVSRSAVREALLRLQSAGLVERRQGSGTRVSDRIPISTVLASLRDDDDDTLTASTEFRTVVEPQIARLAAARIQPAELDALGALLAESDVAQDAERSVKLDIAFHVAVATATRNRLLASLSELTVSWTLEARLFSHVAEHGRRMSHDGHLRVLRALRAGSPDAAEAAMRVHLDEIADLAQELSE; via the coding sequence ATGAGCGATCACACGGCACTGGCGCCGCTGGAACGACGGGGCGGGTCCGTCCACGAGGAGATCGTGGCGCGCCTCCGCGCGCTCATCCTCGCCGGAGTCCTCCAGCCCGGTGACCGTCTGGCGACCGAACGCGAACTCGCCGAACAGCTGGTCGTCTCCCGCTCCGCGGTGCGCGAGGCGCTGCTCCGGCTGCAGTCGGCGGGGCTCGTCGAACGTCGACAGGGAAGCGGGACGCGGGTGAGCGACCGCATCCCGATCTCCACCGTGCTCGCCTCGCTCCGCGACGATGACGACGACACCCTCACCGCATCCACGGAGTTCCGCACCGTGGTCGAGCCGCAGATCGCCCGCCTCGCGGCCGCGCGGATCCAGCCCGCCGAGCTCGACGCGCTCGGCGCCCTGCTCGCGGAGTCGGACGTCGCGCAGGATGCCGAGAGGTCGGTGAAGCTCGATATCGCCTTCCACGTGGCCGTCGCCACGGCGACCCGCAACCGCCTGCTCGCCTCGCTGAGCGAACTGACCGTGTCCTGGACCCTGGAAGCGCGCCTGTTCTCGCACGTCGCCGAGCATGGGCGCCGGATGTCGCACGACGGTCACCTGCGCGTCCTCCGCGCGCTTCGCGCGGGGAGCCCGGACGCCGCCGAAGCGGCCATGCGCGTGCACCTCGACGAGATCGCCGACCTGGCGCAGGAACTCTCGGAGTGA
- a CDS encoding dicarboxylate/amino acid:cation symporter gives MTNQSTTNGGRGLATAWRIARHPASLIAAAAVLGIVFGLVTGEWAGNLKFIGDLFIRLIQMAIVPLVMASVIVATGSMTGSGMGRLAGRTFAWMIGFSVVAALVGWGLAATLQPGVGIDYSGSVDPALQDSATPTSTWQETILGFVSTNIFNAMSTASMLPIIVFSLLFGLALNGYVRATGNRLVLTLLDQLQQIVLGMIRLVMRIAPIGVFCLLAALAGDVGFAVVTTALSYLGSTLLGVVIVSVLFFIVVAARTRLNPWALPAKLAEQTVIAVTTTSSAVTFPTVLKNAVEKVGISQRVASFTLSVGLTMGSYGAVLNYTIVILFLAQAGRVELTPGQIVLGMALAIMLNMGTITVPGGFAVAATFLATSLGLPLEAVGLLIAVDWFTGIFRTFLNVNGDTMVAMLVATGTDEIDRDVYAGRTTVTAEAIDEDALSEKFATADRAD, from the coding sequence ATGACGAACCAGAGCACCACGAACGGCGGTCGCGGTCTCGCGACGGCCTGGCGCATCGCGCGGCACCCGGCGAGCCTCATCGCCGCCGCAGCGGTGTTGGGCATCGTGTTCGGGCTCGTCACCGGAGAATGGGCGGGGAACCTGAAATTCATCGGCGACCTGTTCATCCGGCTGATCCAGATGGCCATCGTGCCGCTGGTGATGGCATCCGTCATCGTGGCGACCGGGTCCATGACCGGAAGCGGCATGGGGCGCCTCGCCGGACGCACGTTCGCGTGGATGATCGGCTTCTCCGTCGTCGCCGCGCTGGTCGGCTGGGGGCTCGCCGCGACGCTGCAGCCCGGCGTCGGCATCGACTATTCGGGCTCGGTCGACCCCGCCCTGCAGGACTCCGCGACCCCCACCTCCACCTGGCAGGAGACGATCCTCGGGTTCGTGTCGACGAACATCTTCAACGCGATGTCCACCGCGAGCATGCTCCCGATCATCGTCTTCTCGCTGCTCTTCGGCCTCGCCCTCAACGGGTACGTGCGGGCGACCGGCAACCGCCTCGTGCTGACCCTGCTCGACCAGCTGCAGCAGATCGTGCTCGGCATGATCCGTCTGGTCATGCGGATCGCCCCCATCGGCGTGTTCTGTCTGCTTGCGGCTCTCGCCGGCGATGTCGGATTCGCCGTGGTCACCACCGCCCTGTCGTACCTCGGCTCGACGCTGCTGGGGGTCGTGATCGTCTCCGTCCTCTTCTTCATCGTCGTCGCCGCGCGCACGAGACTGAACCCGTGGGCCCTCCCGGCGAAGCTCGCCGAGCAGACCGTCATCGCGGTCACGACCACGAGTTCGGCGGTGACCTTCCCCACGGTGCTGAAGAACGCGGTCGAGAAGGTCGGGATCAGCCAGCGGGTCGCGAGCTTCACCCTGTCGGTCGGTCTGACCATGGGCTCGTACGGCGCGGTGCTGAACTACACGATCGTCATCCTCTTCCTCGCCCAGGCGGGACGCGTCGAGCTGACCCCGGGGCAGATCGTCCTCGGCATGGCCCTGGCGATCATGCTCAACATGGGCACCATCACGGTCCCGGGTGGCTTCGCGGTCGCCGCGACGTTCCTGGCCACGTCGCTGGGCCTTCCGCTGGAAGCGGTCGGCCTCCTCATCGCCGTCGACTGGTTCACCGGGATCTTCCGGACGTTCCTCAACGTCAACGGCGACACCATGGTGGCGATGCTCGTCGCCACCGGTACGGACGAGATCGACCGCGACGTCTACGCCGGCCGCACGACCGTCACGGCCGAGGCGATCGACGAGGACGCGCTGTCGGAGAAGTTCGCCACGGCCGACCGCGCCGATTGA
- a CDS encoding alpha/beta hydrolase, with translation MGEWHPDILGPGFEQQTLPLGSDDEGEVVATLVRAIPHPGARLFGPWRDVDVLYVHGWSDYFFQTGLARSFADRGARFHALDLRKYGRSIRPGQTRGYVAALDVYDADIEAALDAMGTEAHGRRLVLLGHSTGGLTLTLWAARHPGRAHAVVLNSPWLELQLGPLGRQALAPILNARARIDPLGTHPAVDLGFYTRAQREVGTLPDSPDGWRPERGFPTHPGWLAAVVAGHARVASGVEIGCPALVLLSKRSTSALSWSDAMRSSDSVLVVDDIARAATRIAREVTIARIDGALHDVFLSRPDARDAAYSALERWVASE, from the coding sequence ATGGGGGAGTGGCATCCGGACATCCTCGGGCCCGGCTTCGAGCAGCAGACGTTGCCGCTGGGGAGCGACGACGAGGGCGAGGTCGTCGCGACGCTCGTGCGGGCGATACCGCACCCCGGCGCGCGCCTGTTCGGACCGTGGCGCGACGTCGACGTGCTGTACGTGCACGGCTGGTCGGACTACTTCTTCCAGACGGGTCTCGCGCGCTCCTTCGCCGACCGGGGCGCCCGGTTCCACGCGTTGGACCTGCGCAAGTACGGGCGCAGCATCCGTCCGGGGCAGACGCGCGGTTACGTCGCGGCGCTCGACGTGTACGACGCCGACATCGAGGCCGCCCTGGATGCCATGGGCACCGAAGCGCACGGTCGGCGTCTCGTGCTCCTGGGGCACAGCACGGGCGGACTGACGCTGACGCTGTGGGCGGCGCGGCATCCCGGGCGCGCGCACGCCGTCGTGCTCAACAGCCCGTGGCTGGAGTTGCAGCTGGGCCCGCTCGGCCGCCAGGCCCTCGCTCCGATCCTCAACGCCCGCGCGCGAATCGATCCGCTCGGCACGCACCCCGCCGTCGACCTCGGGTTCTACACGCGCGCGCAGCGCGAGGTCGGCACGCTCCCCGACAGCCCCGACGGGTGGCGACCCGAGCGCGGATTCCCTACCCACCCGGGGTGGCTCGCCGCGGTGGTCGCCGGCCACGCGCGGGTGGCATCCGGGGTCGAGATCGGGTGCCCAGCGCTCGTGCTGCTGTCGAAGCGGTCGACCTCGGCGCTCAGCTGGAGCGACGCGATGCGCTCGAGCGACTCGGTGCTCGTCGTCGACGACATCGCCCGCGCGGCCACCCGCATCGCACGGGAGGTCACGATCGCGCGCATCGACGGGGCGCTGCACGACGTCTTCCTGTCCCGCCCGGACGCCCGGGATGCCGCGTACTCCGCGCTCGAGCGGTGGGTCGCGTCGGAGTGA
- a CDS encoding ABC transporter ATP-binding protein has translation MASITLNRIVKTYDDGFTAVKGVDLDIADGEFVILVGPSGCGKSTLLRMIVGLEDISDGELRIDDQVVNDKAPKDRNLAMVFQNYALYPHLTVYENIAFPMRLKSSDLDDKEIDERVRRASKLLELDEHLERKPANLSGGQRQRVAMGRAIVRNASAFLFDEPLSNLDAKLRGQMRTEIARLQRSLGITTVYVTHDQTEAMTLGDRVAVLRRGELQQVASPRGLYDQPVNLFVAGFIGSPPMNFLSGTVHGDTLRLPIADVPLDDRLRAAVEGRDLVIVGIRPDAFEDADATERDLDGGVTAELDIEMTEWLGEVLYAYVPYETDATVKDKLSELDRDLDGESLRTELVVALDAMSGIRAGDAARLWFSPDSLHLFDPETGVNLTRDEAKAEKLEEDARAARKRALERAKERAAREQQHA, from the coding sequence ATGGCATCCATCACCCTCAACCGGATCGTCAAGACCTACGACGACGGCTTCACGGCGGTCAAGGGCGTCGACCTCGACATCGCCGACGGCGAGTTCGTGATCCTCGTGGGGCCGTCGGGGTGCGGCAAGTCGACGCTGCTGCGCATGATCGTCGGGCTCGAGGACATCTCGGACGGCGAACTGAGGATCGACGATCAGGTCGTCAACGACAAGGCGCCCAAGGATCGGAACCTGGCGATGGTGTTCCAGAACTACGCGCTCTACCCGCACCTCACCGTGTACGAGAACATCGCGTTCCCGATGCGGCTGAAATCCAGCGACCTCGACGACAAGGAGATCGACGAGCGCGTCCGCCGCGCCTCGAAGCTCCTCGAGCTCGACGAGCACCTCGAGCGCAAGCCCGCGAACCTTTCCGGCGGTCAGCGTCAGCGCGTGGCGATGGGCCGCGCGATCGTGCGCAACGCCAGTGCGTTCCTGTTCGACGAGCCGCTGTCGAACCTCGACGCGAAGCTGCGCGGCCAGATGCGCACCGAGATCGCGCGCCTGCAGCGTTCGCTCGGCATCACGACCGTGTACGTCACGCACGACCAGACCGAGGCCATGACCCTGGGTGACCGCGTGGCGGTGCTGCGCCGCGGCGAGCTGCAGCAGGTCGCCAGCCCCCGCGGGCTGTACGACCAGCCGGTGAACCTGTTCGTGGCCGGCTTCATCGGTTCGCCGCCGATGAACTTCCTCAGCGGAACAGTCCACGGCGACACGCTGCGGCTCCCCATCGCCGACGTCCCGCTCGACGATCGGCTGCGGGCGGCCGTCGAGGGGCGCGACCTCGTGATCGTCGGCATCCGTCCCGACGCGTTCGAGGACGCCGACGCCACGGAGCGCGACCTCGACGGGGGAGTCACCGCCGAGCTCGACATCGAGATGACCGAGTGGCTCGGCGAGGTGCTGTACGCGTACGTTCCCTACGAGACCGATGCGACGGTGAAGGACAAGCTGTCGGAGCTCGATCGAGACCTCGACGGCGAGAGCCTGCGCACGGAACTCGTCGTGGCGCTGGATGCCATGAGCGGGATCCGTGCGGGGGATGCCGCGCGCCTGTGGTTCTCCCCGGACTCGCTGCACCTGTTCGACCCGGAGACGGGCGTGAACCTCACCCGCGACGAGGCCAAGGCCGAGAAGCTGGAGGAGGACGCCCGCGCCGCGCGGAAGCGCGCGCTGGAGCGGGCCAAGGAGCGCGCCGCGCGCGAGCAGCAGCACGCCTGA
- a CDS encoding carbohydrate ABC transporter permease, protein MRAMTWPQRITWLVIIAVVLVWSLFPVFSIAMTSFKTPAGLFSGTLLPQEWTLDNYATILAPGGSAQDLFLPALRNSIGISLIATFIAVVLATLCAYAIARLDFPGKRIILTTALAVSVFPIVSIVTPLFNLWRVIGLYDTWLGLIIPYLSLTLPISIWTLAAFFRQIPWELEQAAQVDGATPFEAFRKTVVPLAAPGVFTTAIIAFFIASNDFVYGISLTSTDAARPVPAALSFFTGASQFEEPTGAISAAAIVVTIPIVIVVVIFQRRIVSGLTQGAVKG, encoded by the coding sequence ATGCGCGCGATGACCTGGCCCCAGCGGATCACGTGGCTCGTGATCATCGCCGTCGTGCTCGTGTGGTCGCTCTTCCCGGTCTTCTCGATCGCGATGACGTCGTTCAAGACCCCGGCGGGGCTCTTCTCGGGCACGCTGCTACCGCAGGAGTGGACGCTCGACAACTACGCGACGATCCTCGCTCCCGGCGGCAGCGCCCAGGACCTGTTCCTCCCGGCGCTGCGCAACTCGATCGGCATCTCGCTCATCGCGACGTTCATCGCGGTGGTGCTCGCGACCCTCTGCGCCTATGCGATCGCCAGACTGGACTTCCCCGGGAAGCGGATCATCCTCACCACCGCGCTGGCGGTGTCGGTGTTCCCGATCGTGTCGATCGTCACGCCGCTGTTCAACCTGTGGCGCGTCATCGGGCTGTACGACACCTGGCTCGGGCTCATCATCCCGTACCTGTCGTTGACGCTTCCCATCTCGATCTGGACCCTCGCCGCGTTCTTCCGTCAGATCCCGTGGGAGCTCGAGCAGGCTGCGCAGGTCGACGGCGCGACCCCGTTCGAGGCGTTCCGCAAGACCGTCGTGCCGCTGGCCGCGCCCGGCGTGTTCACGACCGCGATCATCGCGTTCTTCATCGCCTCAAACGACTTCGTCTACGGCATCTCGTTGACCTCGACGGATGCCGCCCGCCCGGTGCCGGCGGCCCTGTCGTTCTTCACCGGGGCCTCGCAGTTCGAGGAACCCACCGGCGCGATCTCCGCCGCCGCGATCGTCGTCACCATCCCCATCGTCATCGTCGTCGTGATCTTCCAGCGCCGGATCGTGTCCGGTCTCACGCAGGGCGCCGTCAAAGGCTAA
- a CDS encoding carbohydrate ABC transporter permease, whose amino-acid sequence MTTEIASAGKPRTENARPQEAAKPHKKRSDRARAEARLGWMLAGPAFGIMLLVTLYPIVQALWDSLFSLRLTAPDDREFIWFRNYQVILGDPAFWQSMGVTLFITVVTVLLELVIGFGFALVMHRAIKKLRGFARTAILVPYGIITVVSAFAFFYAFDINSGGYVNNWLSWIPGFDENLNWFAAQNTSLVVIILSEVWKTTPFISLLLLSGLAQVPGDLEEAAKVDGATPWEVLRRVILPNMKAAIMVAVLFRTLEAFRIFDNIFIMTAGANNTEALSLLAYNTSIGRLEIGLGSAISVLLFLSVLIIAGMFIKGFKVDLSAGRNG is encoded by the coding sequence GTGACGACGGAGATCGCCTCGGCCGGAAAGCCGAGGACCGAGAACGCGCGGCCGCAGGAGGCCGCGAAACCCCACAAGAAGCGCTCCGACCGCGCCCGTGCGGAGGCACGTCTCGGGTGGATGCTGGCGGGACCGGCGTTCGGCATCATGCTGCTGGTCACGCTGTACCCGATCGTGCAGGCGCTGTGGGACTCGCTGTTCAGCCTGCGGTTGACCGCCCCCGACGACCGGGAGTTCATCTGGTTCCGCAACTACCAGGTGATCCTCGGCGACCCGGCGTTCTGGCAGTCGATGGGCGTGACGCTGTTCATCACCGTGGTGACGGTGCTGCTCGAACTGGTCATCGGTTTCGGCTTCGCGCTCGTGATGCACCGCGCGATCAAGAAGCTGCGGGGCTTCGCCCGCACGGCCATCCTCGTGCCCTACGGGATCATCACCGTCGTGTCGGCCTTCGCCTTCTTCTACGCCTTCGACATCAACTCCGGCGGGTACGTCAACAACTGGCTGTCGTGGATCCCCGGGTTCGACGAGAATCTGAACTGGTTCGCCGCGCAGAACACGTCGCTGGTCGTGATCATCCTCAGCGAGGTGTGGAAGACGACCCCGTTCATCTCGCTGCTGCTGCTGTCGGGCCTCGCGCAGGTGCCGGGCGATCTGGAGGAGGCGGCGAAGGTCGACGGCGCCACCCCGTGGGAGGTGCTGCGCCGTGTGATCCTGCCGAACATGAAGGCCGCGATCATGGTCGCCGTGCTGTTCCGCACCCTCGAGGCGTTCCGCATCTTCGACAACATCTTCATCATGACCGCGGGTGCCAACAACACCGAGGCGCTGTCGCTGCTGGCGTACAACACCTCGATCGGGCGCCTGGAGATCGGTCTCGGATCGGCGATCTCGGTGCTGCTGTTCCTCAGCGTGCTGATCATCGCCGGGATGTTCATTAAGGGCTTCAAAGTCGATCTGTCGGCCGGGAGGAATGGGTGA